The DNA window CCTCGCGGACCGGCAGGGGCGGCCGCCGGTTTCAGGTCCGTTCATGGCCGAGCTCGACGTCACCTATCGCTGCGACTGCCGGTGTCGGATGTGTCAGAGATGGAGGGATCATCGCCGGGGTGAGTTGACACTCGGGGAATATGAGCGGCTCGCTGACGTCTTCCGGAGGATGGGGGTACAGCTTGTGAGTATCGCCGGCGGCGAACCCCTGCTGCGTGAAGACATTTTCTCCATCATCCGATGCTTCGCCAAATACGGCATGTGCGTCAATCTGTGCACGAACGGCTTGTCCGTAGAGGAACACGTCAAATCCCTGTCCTACAGTGGCGCTTCCTGCGTTACCGTGAGCGTGGATGGCGCTGCGGCGGATACTCACGACACGATTCGGGGCGTCCCCGGCTCCTACGAAAGAATCGAAAGAGGGGTCAGACGCCTGATGGCTTCCTCGCCGCATGATCGCCCCCTCGTTCGCGTGAGAATGACCGTTTCCAACCGGAACGTGGATGAAGTGAAACGCTACTACCGGAAATGGAGTCAAATCGCCGATGATGTACTGTTCCAACCCGCGCACTTCTGTACCGGCGCCTTTTACACCGGCTTGGACAAGGAGACCTTTGGACTGGATCCTGTGAGACTCGCCCGCCAAATCGACGGAACTCCCTTGAGGAAGGGGAAGTATTTGGACGGGCTTATACGCAGTCTCAGGCAGGACGGCGTTTACCCGGCCATGCGCTGTTACGCCGGAACGCTCATGGTTCGTATCGATCCGTGGGGTAGCGTCTATCCCTGCCTGGAACAGCACGTGTGTGTCGGATCGGTGCGCGAGCAGGGTTTCCGGACGATCTGGTATTCAGAACTATTTAACCATACCCGTAAGGAGATCGCGAGAAATGGGGACTGCAGGTGCTGGTATAACAACACCGCCATGATCAGTCACTACGCGAAGGTTCTCAGTCGTCTGACGACGGTTAAATGATT is part of the Deltaproteobacteria bacterium genome and encodes:
- a CDS encoding radical SAM protein yields the protein MRFDRFWLYRRILLSSRFAACLWRSRQNILADRQGRPPVSGPFMAELDVTYRCDCRCRMCQRWRDHRRGELTLGEYERLADVFRRMGVQLVSIAGGEPLLREDIFSIIRCFAKYGMCVNLCTNGLSVEEHVKSLSYSGASCVTVSVDGAAADTHDTIRGVPGSYERIERGVRRLMASSPHDRPLVRVRMTVSNRNVDEVKRYYRKWSQIADDVLFQPAHFCTGAFYTGLDKETFGLDPVRLARQIDGTPLRKGKYLDGLIRSLRQDGVYPAMRCYAGTLMVRIDPWGSVYPCLEQHVCVGSVREQGFRTIWYSELFNHTRKEIARNGDCRCWYNNTAMISHYAKVLSRLTTVK